A section of the Tachysurus fulvidraco isolate hzauxx_2018 chromosome 7, HZAU_PFXX_2.0, whole genome shotgun sequence genome encodes:
- the LOC113640114 gene encoding uncharacterized protein LOC113640114 isoform X2, whose translation MDSQIAKKTQSLTTAEEMRNQTKLVMQPYANWEEYLTPAPLSIAILGELVFISSKTDFSINKNPPKDGYKFIRYPESFRACLMQVCNSGWWAFNEAHKNMDQIRLYTMAVPDYMKMAVKILFQGSDEVVEAHLPEQLENIRVVADDCLQLAISTEKRFTDVINIIQELLEACVNAQHFYGEELEEIKLKLEESKLRKQSSEEAAKRSEKALKDMEKQLNEAHKTYSEAMASLPSGWDMIAMDLVNGICEGITTLINGVTSIFSKSETQNDPKKKVSKSPESQADSFDEITIYSKSAEILKCTEKIQEFVIENTINWKDLYDQKHKTTKTNFQADQFKRIGENLKEISNCTAKEEAQNICTKGIEICEELAKYTPEREWEEAKTNELIKLIRNLNKLARSFDSKSKSVTKSPALTPKSPMMYKEESNTGKVKASQRASDNARFLIEQSHAQLDKTRESYEKSVENMEKNQKELTDILITMRRCEFKETDFNTTIQMLVKGMDAMGRVKEQWEKMVRFFQMVSNIVKTSLTRTLKDFVSTSEKTQALSYNAKLFSKDLLYNQAFQATNIASLVNMISTTYTEVSTKHIMDRVSSLGKLMVMDKEKPEFLLEVDQLRNTCDGAQKAILVLVQKNKKEFEKKCLARLEKMVANTV comes from the exons AGGAACCAAACCAAGCTTGTGATGCAGCCGTATGCCAACTGGGAGGAGTATCTGACTCCTGCTCCTCTCTCCATAGCCATCCTGGGAGAGCTGGTCTTCATCTCCTCCAAAACAGATTTCTCCATCAACAAGAACCCACCTAAAGATGGCTACAAGTTCATCAGATACCCAGAGTCATTTCGTGCCTGCCTCATGCAGGTGTGTAACTCAGGCTGGTGGGCTTTCAACGAGGCCCATAAGAACATGGATCAGATTAGACTTTACACCATGGCAGTTCCTGATTACATGAAGATGGCTGTGAAGATCCTGTTCCAAGGCAGTGATGAGGTTGTTGAAGCTCACCTCCCTGAACAGTTGGAGAACATCCGTGTTGTTGCAGATGACTGTCTTCAGCTGGCAATTTCAACAGAAAAACGGTTCACTGATGTCATCAACATTATCCAAGAACTGCTGGAAGCATGCGTAAATGCTCAGCACTTTTATGGAGAGGAGCTGGAGGAAATCAAGCTCAAACTGGAGGAATCCAAGCTGAGGAAACAGTCATCAGAAGAAGCTGCTAAACGCTCAGAGAAAGCACTGAAAGACATGGAAAAACAGCTGAACGAAGCCCATAAAACTTACAGCGAAGCAATGGCTTCACTGCCCAGTGGATGGGACATGATAGCAATGGATTTGGTAAATGGCATATGTGAGGGCATCACAACTCTTATTAATGGAGTAACATCCATTTTTTCTAAAAGTGAAACACAGAATGatcctaaaaaaaaagtgtctaaaAGTCCAGAATCTCAAGCTGATAGCTTTGATGAAATTACTATTTATAGTAAATCTGCAGAAATCCTGAAATGCACAGAGAAAATTCAAGAGTTTGTGATTGAAAACACAATTAACTGGAAAGATTTGTAtgatcaaaaacacaaaactacaaAGACAAATTTTCAGGCAGATCAGTTCAAACGAATCGGggaaaatttaaaagaaatttcAAACTGCACAGCAAAAGAGGAAGCTCAAAACATCTGCACCAAAGGCATCGAGATCTGTGAAGAACTAGCAAAGTATACACCAGAAAGGGAATGGGAAGAAGCCAAAACAAATGAGTTGATTAAACTGATCAGAAACCTGAATAAATTAGCTCGCAGTTTTGACAGCAAAAGTAAATCTGTCACAAAGTCTCCTGCTCTGACTCCAAAATCACCAATGATGTATAAAGAAGAAAGTAACACTGGGAAGGTGAAAGCTTCACAAAGGGCATCAGATAATGCCAGGTTCCTCATAGAGCAGAGCCACGCTCAACTGGACAAGACCAGAGAGAGTTATGAGAAGAGTGTAGAGAACATGGAGAAGAACCAAAAGGAGCTGACTGACATCCTGATCACCATGAGGAGGTGTGAGTTCAAAGAGACAGACTTTAACACCACTATACAAATGTTGGTTAAGGGCATGGATGCCATGGGGAGAGTGAAGGAGCAGTGGGAGAAGATGGTGCGCTTCTTTCAGATGGTGTCCAACATCGTGAAAACCAGTCTGACCAGAACCCTTAAAGATTTTGTATCCACATCTGAGAAGACACAGGCGCTTTCCTACAACGCAAAGCTCTTCTCCAAAGATCTGCTCTACAATCAAGCCTTTCAAGCCACTAACATCGCCAGCCTTGTCAACATGATCTCTACAACCTACACTGAGGTGTCCACCAAGCACATCATGGATCGTGTCAGCTCTCTGGGAAAACTGATGGTCATGGACAAGGAAAAGCCAGAGTTTCTGTTGGAGGTTGATCAGTTACGGAACACCTGTGATGGGGCTCAGAAAGCCATCTTAGTCCTTGTCCAAAAGAACAAGAAGGAGTTTGAAAAGAAGTGTCTTGCCAGACTGGAGAAG ATGGTGGCCAATACTGTGTAA
- the mpst gene encoding 3-mercaptopyruvate sulfurtransferase — protein MAAQVKALVGAKWLAEAIKNKRVGPSLRVLDASWYLPALKRNAREEFTQRHVPGASFFDIDECSDTSSPFDHMLPSEDEFAEYVGNLGVGNDTHVVVYDCSDFGAFAAPRVWWMFRFFGHRTVSVLNGGMKKWLHDGHPVTDLYSTPERAHFTAQGNAAWVKTYEDVLQNLTDRKFQLVDARVEGRFRGLEPEPREGTEPGHIPGSINMPFPSFMDSSGQERPVEELREMFQSAGVDLQKPFCVTCGSGVTACHITFAAHLCGHPNVYLYDGSWSEWFYKAAPEHIISEGKGKQQ, from the exons ATGGCCGCTCAGGTGAAGGCTCTGGTGGGCGCTAAGTGGTTAGCTGAAGCGATCAAAAACAAGCGCGTGGGACCGAGTTTGCGGGTTCTGGACGCCTCGTGGTACCTGCCGGCACTAAAACGGAATGCGCGTGAGGAGTTCACGCAGCGTCACGTCCCGGGCGCGTCGTTCTTCGACATAGACGAATGCAGCGACACGTCGTCCCCGTTTGATCACATGCTGCCCAGTGAGGACGAGTTCGCCGAGTACGTGGGGAACCTGGGCGTCGGGAACGACACGCATGTGGTCGTGTACGACTGCAGTGATTTCGGCGCGTTCGCGGCGCCCCGCGTCTGGTGGATGTTCCGCTTCTTCGGTCACCGCACCGTGTCGGTGCTGAACGGCGGCATGAAGAAGTGGCTGCACGACGGCCACCCGGTCACTGACCTGTACTCCACACCGGAGCGCGCGCACTTCACTGCACAGGGGAACGCCGCGTGGGTGAAAACGTACGAAGACGTGTTGCAGAACCTCACCGACCGGAAGTTCCAACTCGTAGACGCGAGAGTAGAGGGACGTTTCCGGGGTCTCGAGCCTGAACCTCGCGAAG gcacAGAACCTGGTCACATACCCGGCAGCATCAACATGCCCTTTCCTTCCTTTATGGATTCCTCTGGACAGGAGCGTCCAGTGGAGGAGCTTAGGGAGATGTTCCAAAGTGCAGGCGTCGACCTTCAGAAGCCCTTCTGTGTGACGTGTGGTTCGGGGGTGACGGCCTGCCACATCACGTTTGCAGCACACCTGTGTGGACACCCGAACGTGTACCTGTACGACGGCTCGTGGTCCGAGTGGTTCTATAAGGCAGCGCCAGAGCACATCATCTCCGAAGGGAAAGGCAAACAGCAGTGA
- the LOC113640163 gene encoding uncharacterized protein LOC113640163, which translates to MLFEHSALDGMVAGLVVGRVWKVSESLTIERIDRSDHTVSHPKSLQFPLGGITTLDQPLYNLSEANNPIVTFEVSSYPDVFTTLRSHRGLYDAWINFALQLSLRQTLGESADRYIMVTPTHMRHYKHGRCDPTYSVTMLSRHLVTALGSCIGPDDDLCYTKELFQQFHLAFMEHKKHIKATKSGSGVGPHLAVLRTGLSQDNPLKKFLDLFGCPSIYLTGSDLMEGVDCAVGNVYATDQLAVTYLGKKDKVRIVLNAKGTFAGILGKLKQCLELNIKLVMLLAIRYAIAGQMGAIECLLEKENETNDTAADNYTNEWNKLVDKPDSTFPGTSNFTMMIHGGAGEEMMSNNKIDGVIEFALHTALTLGVKVLRQGGSSLDAVQQSVAALEDCFLFNAGKGSVYNQNGQHELEATIVDGHKKNSGSVACLHNVKNPVKAARYVMDNSKHALLIGDGAQEFLKGLSEKEKPVKTDYFHTDVRFKELTMKLSGNTNNHPQTVGAVALDCWGKLAAATSTGGLVGKWKGRVGDTAIVGAGIYADEKLAVTCTGDGDAFLCQTVAHKVASLYNLKGYSLRQACREVIYEVLGAKCAGIIAIDHKGEAVVETNAGVMFVASMKGGVAQAEVFRPMMNFVNVIWENHELVAYLHSEPWTSGTTILTRKALNGPNSIFQLTVPNYVAMLLEAQTVANLLCEKLGVHRCALVFRPQPDKPAFIKILPLYGLDPNWKAYLAREEEFYTHDPGYCSSKSGPRCEDEFLDQVQAKIRAQLPTPNAPSNYDFHGDPSDNKLFSHIVKGEVQHWRVWEDNQHVAFLTPFPNTPGLTVLVPRQPLSSDIFRLDKNDYIALILAARKVSQLLEKGMGARGVALIFEGLEINYAHAKLIPIVTKQGGMCHTVPPQFCPIYPGYVTSVDGPPASADALKEIHTKITKTSPPRTWEKPESHSILAIKSQWYRNLFQIQNTLFHSTVDFFTNICKFSYALTPITTDTISSPMGLGSDSEPVSVNMLGQDVYLADSMQFVLEYFLRFQEGLPGTYYVSPSFRGEDPDATHLNQFYHVECELLGDMDAAVSIAEGYVVHLTQAMLKHHSKIILSAAGTLSHVQDLLKMMEKPLPRVTLEQAIPMMSSSDCIEWVQDGQPQFGRKLTRKGEAALIEKYGGAVWLTEMDHLSVPFYQAYVKGSNKTKAKAADLLLWLGETVGLGERHSTPEMVQEALQHHAVPEESYKWYINMRKVIPLSTSGWGMGTERYLCWLLQHNDVRDMQIIPRMKAKKYMP; encoded by the coding sequence ATGCTGTTTGAACACAGTGCCTTGGATGGAATGGTAGCTGGCCTTGTGGTTGGACGTGTATGGAAAGTTTCAGAGTCCCTAACTATAGAGCGTATAGACAGATCAGATCATACTGTTTCCCACCCAAAATCTCTCCAATTCCCACTAGGAGGTATTACAACTCTGGATCAACCACTTTACAATCTTTCCGAAGCAAATAACCCTATTGTTACTTTTGAAGTTTCATCTTACCCAGATGTTTTCACAACTCTAAGGAGTCACAGGGGATTATATGATGCATGGATAAATTTTGCATTGCAGCTCTCTCTAAGGCAAACTCTTGGAGAATCAGCTGATCGATACATCATGGTGACCCCTACTCACATGCGACACTACAAACATGGTCGCTGTGATCCCACATATTCAGTCACAATGCTGTCTCGTCATCTAGTTACAGCCCTAGGGTCCTGCATCGGGCCAGATGATGACCTTTGCTATACCAAAGAGCTCTTTCAACAGTTCCACTTAGCGTTCATGGAGCACAAAAAACATATCAAAGCGACTAAAAGTGGTAGTGGTGTAGGGCCTCATTTAGCTGTCTTGCGTACTGGTCTGTCTCAGGACAACCCACTTAAGAAATTTCTTGATCTTTTTGGGTGCCCCTCAATTTACCTGACTGGATCAGATCTGATGGAAGGTGTTGACTGTGCTGTTGGCAACGTCTATGCAACTGACCAGCTAGCTGTTACATACCTTGGCAAGAAGGACAAGGTTCGCATTGTGCTAAATGCAAAGGGAACATTTGCCGGTATCTTAGGAAAACTCAAGCAGTGTCTTGAATTAAACATAAAGCTTGTGATGCTTCTCGCAATAAGGTATGCAATTGCTGGGCAGATGGGAGCCATTGAATGCCTTCTGGAAAAAGAGAATGAAACAAACGACACTGCCGCAGATAATTACACAAATGAATGGAATAAATTGGTGGACAAACCAGACTCTACTTTCCCAGGAACATCCAATTTCACCATGATGATTCATGGAGGAGCAGGAGAGGAAATGATGTCGAACAATAAGATAGATGGGGTTATTGAATTTGCCCttcacacagcacttacactGGGCGTAAAAGTGCTAAGACAGGGAGGCAGCAGTCTGGATGCAGTTCAGCAAAGTGTTGCTGCTTTAGAAGACTGTTTCTTATTTAACGCAGGCAAGGGCTCTGTGTACAATCAAAATGGCCAGCATGAGTTGGAGGCTACAATTGTGGATGGACACAAAAAGAACTCGGGATCAGTGGCTTGCTTGCACAATGTTAAGAACCCAGTGAAAGCAGCCCGTTATGTCATGGACAACAGCAAACATGCATTACTAATAGGAGATGGTGCTCAGGAGTTTTTGAAGGGTctgtcagaaaaagaaaagccagTGAAAACAGACTACTTTCACACTGATGTCAGATTCAAGGAACTTACAATGAAACTCAGTGGAAATACAAACAACCATCCTCAGACTGTAGGTGCAGTTGCACTGGATTGCTGGGGCAAGCTAGCAGCAGCCACATCTACAGGGGGCTTAGTAGGTAAGTGGAAAGGTAGAGTCGGAGACACAGCGATTGTCGGAGCTGGAATATATGCTGATGAGAAACTAGCTGTTACGTGCACCGGTGATGGTGATGCATTCTTATGTCAGACAGTTGCTCATAAAGTAGCTAGTCTCTACAACCTCAAAGGGTACAGTCTAAGACAAGCCTGTCGAGAAGTGATTTATGAGGTTCTGGGTGCAAAATGTGCAGGAATCATTGCTATTGACCACAAAGGTGAAGCTGTAGTTGAGACAAATGCTGGAGTAATGTTTGTTGCATCAATGAAGGGTGGTGTTGCTCAAGCTGAAGTCTTCAGACCCATGATGAACTTTGTGAATGTGATTTGGGAAAATCATGAACTAGTAGCTTATTTGCATTCTGAACCATGGACCTCAGGAACAACCATTCTAACCCGAAAAGCCTTAAATGGACCAAACAGTATTTTTCAGTTAACTGTGCCTAACTATGTTGCAATGTTATTAGAGGCACAAACAGTAGCTAACTTGCTTTGTGAGAAACTAGGTGTGCACCGTTGTGCTCTTGTATTTAGACCCCAACCAGACAAGCCTGCTTTTATCAAAATCCTACCTCTTTATGGCCTAGATCCTAACTGGAAGGCTTATCTTGCCAGGGAAGAAGAATTCTACACACATGACCCTGGCTATTGCAGTTCAAAGAGTGGCCCACGTTGTGAGGATGAATTCCTAGACCAAGTCCAAGCAAAGATCAGGGCTCAGCTCCCAACACCCAATGCTCCATCTAACTATGATTTCCATGGAGATCCATCTGACAATAAACTTTTTTCACACATTGTGAAAGGGGAAGTGCAACACTGGCGTGTGTGGGAGGATAATCAACATGTAGCCTTTCTTACCCCATTCCCCAACACACCTGGTCTTACCGTTCTGGTGCCAAGACAACCACTATCAAGTGACATCTTCCGTCTTGACAAGAATGACTACATAGCCCTCATTTTGGCTGCACGGAAAGTATCTCAACTTCTCGAAAAGGGAATGGGTGCTAGAGGCGTGGCCCTCATATTTGAGGGTTTGGAAATAAATTATGCCCATGCCAAGTTAATTCCAATAGTCACAAAGCAAGGTGGAATGTGTCACACTGTGCCTCCCCAGTTCTGCCCAATCTACCCTGGGTATGTCACATCTGTTGATGGTCCTCCAGCAAGTGCAGATGCTCTAAAAGAGATCCACACCAAAATCACCAAGACATCTCCGCCTCGAACTTGGGAAAAACCTGAAAGCCACTCCATATTAGCCATTAAGAGCCAATGGTACCGCAATCTCTTTCAGATCCAAAATACTCTATTCCACAGTACGGTTGATTTCTTCACAAACATATGCAAGTTCTCATATGCTCTGACACCAATCACAACTGACACCATTTCTTCACCAATGGGTCTAGGGTCTGACTCTGAGCCTGTTTCTGTCAATATGTTAGGCCAAGATGTGTACTTGGCTGACTCCATGCAGTTTGTCCTAGAATACTTCTTACGATTTCAGGAGGGGCTTCCAGGGACATACTATGTCTCTCCCAGTTTTCGAGGAGAGGACCCTGATGCTACTCATCTGAATCAGTTTTACCATGTTGAGTGTGAGTTGCTAGGAGACATGGATGCTGCTGTTAGCATAGCAGAAGGCTATGTGGTCCACTTGACACAGGCAATGTTAAAACATCACTCAAAGATCATCCTAAGTGCAGCAGGAACACTGTCTCATGTACAGGATCTGTTAAAGATGATGGAGAAACCACTCCCAAGGGTGACTCTTGAGCAAGCTATTCCAATGATGTCATCCTCTGATTGTATCGAGTGGGTACAAGATGGGCAGCCTCAGTTTGGCAGAAAGCTTACACGGAAAGGAGAAGCAGCCTTGATTGAAAAGTATGGTGGTGCGGTTTGGTTGACAGAAATGGATCACCTCAGTGTACCCTTCTACCAAGCTTATGTTAAAGGCTCTAATAAAACCAAAGCAAAGGCAGCTGATTTGCTCTTGTGGTTGGGGGAGACAGTAGGGCTTGGGGAACGACACTCCACCCCTGAGATGGTACAAGAAGCTCTACAACACCATGCTGTGCCAGAGGAATCATATAAATGGTACATCAACATGAGGAAAGTCATACCTTTGTCTACAAGTGGTTGGGGCATGGGTACAGAAAGATACCTGTGTTGGTTACTACAGCACAATGATGTTAGAGACATGCAGATCATCCCCAGAATGAAAGCCAAGAAATACATGCCTTAA
- the LOC113640114 gene encoding uncharacterized protein LOC113640114 isoform X1 translates to MDSQIAKKTQSLTTAEEMRNQTKLVMQPYANWEEYLTPAPLSIAILGELVFISSKTDFSINKNPPKDGYKFIRYPESFRACLMQVCNSGWWAFNEAHKNMDQIRLYTMAVPDYMKMAVKILFQGSDEVVEAHLPEQLENIRVVADDCLQLAISTEKRFTDVINIIQELLEACVNAQHFYGEELEEIKLKLEESKLRKQSSEEAAKRSEKALKDMEKQLNEAHKTYSEAMASLPSGWDMIAMDLVNGICEGITTLINGVTSIFSKSETQNDPKKKVSKSPESQADSFDEITIYSKSAEILKCTEKIQEFVIENTINWKDLYDQKHKTTKTNFQADQFKRIGENLKEISNCTAKEEAQNICTKGIEICEELAKYTPEREWEEAKTNELIKLIRNLNKLARSFDSKSKSVTKSPALTPKSPMMYKEESNTGKVKASQRASDNARFLIEQSHAQLDKTRESYEKSVENMEKNQKELTDILITMRRCEFKETDFNTTIQMLVKGMDAMGRVKEQWEKMVRFFQMVSNIVKTSLTRTLKDFVSTSEKTQALSYNAKLFSKDLLYNQAFQATNIASLVNMISTTYTEVSTKHIMDRVSSLGKLMVMDKEKPEFLLEVDQLRNTCDGAQKAILVLVQKNKKEFEKKCLARLEKVDKELLTILPAAAPDEIKSIQEAVQSGFTEEDEEAYA, encoded by the coding sequence AGGAACCAAACCAAGCTTGTGATGCAGCCGTATGCCAACTGGGAGGAGTATCTGACTCCTGCTCCTCTCTCCATAGCCATCCTGGGAGAGCTGGTCTTCATCTCCTCCAAAACAGATTTCTCCATCAACAAGAACCCACCTAAAGATGGCTACAAGTTCATCAGATACCCAGAGTCATTTCGTGCCTGCCTCATGCAGGTGTGTAACTCAGGCTGGTGGGCTTTCAACGAGGCCCATAAGAACATGGATCAGATTAGACTTTACACCATGGCAGTTCCTGATTACATGAAGATGGCTGTGAAGATCCTGTTCCAAGGCAGTGATGAGGTTGTTGAAGCTCACCTCCCTGAACAGTTGGAGAACATCCGTGTTGTTGCAGATGACTGTCTTCAGCTGGCAATTTCAACAGAAAAACGGTTCACTGATGTCATCAACATTATCCAAGAACTGCTGGAAGCATGCGTAAATGCTCAGCACTTTTATGGAGAGGAGCTGGAGGAAATCAAGCTCAAACTGGAGGAATCCAAGCTGAGGAAACAGTCATCAGAAGAAGCTGCTAAACGCTCAGAGAAAGCACTGAAAGACATGGAAAAACAGCTGAACGAAGCCCATAAAACTTACAGCGAAGCAATGGCTTCACTGCCCAGTGGATGGGACATGATAGCAATGGATTTGGTAAATGGCATATGTGAGGGCATCACAACTCTTATTAATGGAGTAACATCCATTTTTTCTAAAAGTGAAACACAGAATGatcctaaaaaaaaagtgtctaaaAGTCCAGAATCTCAAGCTGATAGCTTTGATGAAATTACTATTTATAGTAAATCTGCAGAAATCCTGAAATGCACAGAGAAAATTCAAGAGTTTGTGATTGAAAACACAATTAACTGGAAAGATTTGTAtgatcaaaaacacaaaactacaaAGACAAATTTTCAGGCAGATCAGTTCAAACGAATCGGggaaaatttaaaagaaatttcAAACTGCACAGCAAAAGAGGAAGCTCAAAACATCTGCACCAAAGGCATCGAGATCTGTGAAGAACTAGCAAAGTATACACCAGAAAGGGAATGGGAAGAAGCCAAAACAAATGAGTTGATTAAACTGATCAGAAACCTGAATAAATTAGCTCGCAGTTTTGACAGCAAAAGTAAATCTGTCACAAAGTCTCCTGCTCTGACTCCAAAATCACCAATGATGTATAAAGAAGAAAGTAACACTGGGAAGGTGAAAGCTTCACAAAGGGCATCAGATAATGCCAGGTTCCTCATAGAGCAGAGCCACGCTCAACTGGACAAGACCAGAGAGAGTTATGAGAAGAGTGTAGAGAACATGGAGAAGAACCAAAAGGAGCTGACTGACATCCTGATCACCATGAGGAGGTGTGAGTTCAAAGAGACAGACTTTAACACCACTATACAAATGTTGGTTAAGGGCATGGATGCCATGGGGAGAGTGAAGGAGCAGTGGGAGAAGATGGTGCGCTTCTTTCAGATGGTGTCCAACATCGTGAAAACCAGTCTGACCAGAACCCTTAAAGATTTTGTATCCACATCTGAGAAGACACAGGCGCTTTCCTACAACGCAAAGCTCTTCTCCAAAGATCTGCTCTACAATCAAGCCTTTCAAGCCACTAACATCGCCAGCCTTGTCAACATGATCTCTACAACCTACACTGAGGTGTCCACCAAGCACATCATGGATCGTGTCAGCTCTCTGGGAAAACTGATGGTCATGGACAAGGAAAAGCCAGAGTTTCTGTTGGAGGTTGATCAGTTACGGAACACCTGTGATGGGGCTCAGAAAGCCATCTTAGTCCTTGTCCAAAAGAACAAGAAGGAGTTTGAAAAGAAGTGTCTTGCCAGACTGGAGAAGGTTGATAAAGAGTTGCTCACCATTCTCCCTGCTGCTGCTCCAGATGAGATAAAGAGCATTCAAGAAGCTGTTCAAAGTGGATTcacagaagaagatgaagaagccTACGCCTGA
- the LOC113640158 gene encoding uncharacterized protein LOC113640158, whose protein sequence is MALLDYPVPDLDVTLKEASRVLQLILTPEEYTHFKSALSQETEALKDVHKQLKSSISCHENWVTNQFKQRLLSSFDSLPTSTAIPSVLPPSEAVGESVQLDRATTLLWAVAKLYSEPRLVEGDVPTERTQQSEMFAASRLPGKHQDQIKVYPESLHTIVICQGGVFPIQIIQRCSETGKVSPVPLLDLYIQLAHVMHLPTASAVQDPSIICGLSALNRQAWYAFREEILKAGGEAAESLEVMESAILALSLEDCSAPVDLANTLTVVRLGGGNNKSLRYYDKVCKNVDVI, encoded by the exons ATGGCGCTACTCGATTATCCCGTTCCTGACTTAGACGTCACATTGAAAGAAGCGAGTCGAGTGCTTCAGCTTATTCTGACTCCAGAGGAGTACACCCACTTTAAAAGTGCTCTTTCTCAAGAAACAGAAGCTCTAAAGGATGTACACAAGCAGCTGAAATCCAGCATCTCCTGCCATGAGAACTGGGTGACCAATCAATTTAAACAGCGTCTCCTGTCCAGTTTCGACTCTCTTCCGACCTCCACGGCCATTCCCTCAGTGCTCCCTCCATCCGAAGCTGTTGGTGAGAGTGTGCAGCTTGACAGGGCTACCACTCTACTGTGGGCTGTAGCCAAGCTGTACAGTGAGCCCCGGCTTGTCGAGGGTGATGTACCTACAGAACGCACGCAACAGTCAGAGATGTTTGCTGCCAGTCGTTTACCAGGCAAACATCAGGATCAGATAAAG GTCTATCCAGAAAGCCTGCATACCATCGTGATCTGCCAGGGAGGTGTATTTCCAATTCAGATTATACAGAGGTGTAGCGAAACGGGCAAGGTCTCACCTGTGCCCCTTCTTGACCTCTACATCCAGCTAGCTCATGTTATGCATCTTCCAACTGCATCAGCTGTTCAGGATCCTTCTATAATTTGTGGTCTCTCTGCTCTTAATCGTCAAGCATGGTATGCTTTCAGGGAGGAGATTCTGAAAGCTGGTGGTGAAGCAGCAGAATCACTTGAAGTGATGGAGAGTGCCATTCTGGCTCTGTCGCTAGAAGACTGCTCTGCACCTGTGGACCTGGCAAATACCCTGACTGTGGTCCGTTTGGGAGGAGGGAACAACAAGTCTCTGAGGTACTATGACAAGGTATGTAAAAATGTGGATGTTATATAA